Below is a genomic region from Burkholderia pseudomultivorans.
CGCCGCGGCAGGCACGTGCAGGTCGGGCTCATGCTCGGCGAGCATGCGACGCCGGCCGTGCCGATGAGCAAGGTGATCGCATACGAACTGGAGATCCTCGGCAGCCACGGAATGCAGGCGCACCGATACGACGCAATGCTCGAGATGGTGCACGCCGGCAAGCTCGCACCAAGCCGGTTGATCGGCAAGGAAATCAGCCTCGGCCAGTCGATCGACGCGCTGATGAACATGAACCGCTTCGAAGGCGCCGGGGTGACGGTCGTGACGGATTTTTCAGGCTGACGGCGCGTGCCCGGTGCGCGACAGCGCCGTCCGGCATCGCGTTGCCCTCTGCGTTCGCACGCGACGACTCGGCGCGCACGAACGTTGTCTGCGTGCGGCTTACAGCAGCGATTTCGCCTGCGACAACACCTTGTCGCAGATCTGCTTCGTGACCTGCTGCTTCAGGCCGCCACCACTCAGATCGAGCTTGTTGCCATTGCCGGCGTCCAGAATCCCGCTGGAGCCGCTGGTGTAGCCGCTGTCGGACGAGGCATTGCCGCCGAGCTTGCCGAGCAGCGCGTCCTTCACCGACGATGCGCTGCCGGATGCGCCGCCGAGATAGTTGTTCTGGATGCAGAACTGCAGCACGCCCGCGACATTGCCGGTGCTGCCCGGCATCAGCGACGCGCCGCCGCCACCCAGTGCACCGCCAAGACCGCCGAGATTGCCGAGCGCACCGCCGGCGCTGCCGCCCGAATCGCCGCCGCCGCCGACCTGCTTCAGTACGTCGCCGAGCTGCGCGTGGGCCACGGAAAACGGTGCGAGCAATCCGATCAGCGCGCCGGCAACGGTCGCGCGGTATAGACGTGCATTCATGTAAAGCCTCCCGGGTTGTGACTGCGTGAGTGCGGTAAAGCGCATTCAAGGATACGCAATCGATCCGGGCATGACAGCCCCTGTACGCGATTTGAAATGTCAGACATCGTGATTCCGCGGGAATTTGACAATGGTTGACGTGGGACGGGGGGCGGCATCCGGTGCGTGCATTGTCCTTGTCGCATACGCCGGCCGCCGGGCTCGGGCGATGTCCGGCGCGGAGCGAGTTGGTCGAATGGCGATGTGCGATCCGAAGCATTTCCAGCGCGTACGCGCGAGTGTCCGACCACCAAAGCAAGAAGGCCCACACCGGCAATCTGCCGATGTGGGCCATTCGTGTTTGCGGCGGTCTCGCCTTACGCGTTCCGTTCAGATGCCCCTAGCGGGCCATGCTGCGAGACACTCCAGAACGCTGAACGACGGTCCTGGCACAGACTCAGCGCATCAATCCTGCCCCTGACTCGCCAGGAAGTCCTCGTAATTCCCGCCGAAGTCGTTCAGCGTGCCGTCCGTCTTCACCTCGATGATGCGGTTCGCCAGCCCGCTCACGAACTCGCGGTCGTGCGACACGAAGATCAGCGTGCCCTCGAACTTCTCGAGCGCGATCTGCAGCGACTCGATCGACTCCATGTCCATGTGGTTGGTCGGCTCGTCCATCAGCAGCACGTTGTGGCGGCCGAGCATCAGCTTGCCCCAGATCATGCGGCCCTTCTCGCCGCCCGACAGCACCTTCACCGACTTGCGGATGTCGTCCGCCGAGAACAGCAGGCGGCCGAGCGTGCCGCGCACCATCGTCTCGTCGTCGCCGTCCTGACGGTACTGGTCGATCCAGTCCATCAGCGTGATGTCGTTCGGGAATTCCTCGTAGGTGTCCTGCGGCATGTAGCCGACGTTCGCGTTCTCCGACCACTTCACCGTCCCGTGATCGAGCGCGAGATTGCCGAGCAGTGCACGCAGCAGCGTCGTCTTGCCCGCGCCGTTCTCGCCGATGATCGCGATGCGCTCGCCCGGCTGCACCGACAGGTTGAAGTTCTGGAAGATCGTGCGGTCGTACTTCTTCGTGATGTCTTCCGCGACCACCGCGATGTTGTGCAGCTTCTTCTCGAACTCGAAGCGGATGAACGGGTTCTGGCGCGACGAAGGCTTGAATTCCTCGATCTTGATCTTGTCGATCTGCTTCGCACGGCTCGTCGCCTGGCGCGCCTTAGACTTGTTCGCCGAGAAGCGGCGCACGAAGTCCTGCAGTTCGGCCACGCGTTCCTTCGCACGCGCATTCGCGGCGGCCTGGCGCTCGCGCGCCTGTGCCGACGCCAGCATGTAGTCGTCGTAGTTGCCCGGCCAGACCTTCAGCGTGCCGTAGTCCATGTCGGCCATGTGCGTGCACACCGAGTTCAGGAAGTGACGATCGTGCGAGATGATGATCATCGTCGAGTTGTACTCGTTGAGCGTGTGCTCGAGCCAACGGATCGAGTTGATGTCGAGGTTGTTGGTCGGTTCGTCGAGCAGCAGCACGTCCGGCTTCGAGAACAGCGCCTGCGCAAGCAGCACGCGCAGCTTCCAGCCCGGCGCGACGTCGCGCATCGGGCCGTTGTGGAACTTCTCCTCGATGCCGATGCCGAGCAGCAGCGCGCCCGCGCGCGCCTCGGCGTCGTAGCCGCCGTATTCGGCGAACTTGCCTTCGAGCTCGGCCGCGTGCATGTAGTCGTCGTCGGTGGCTTCCGGGTTCGCGTAGATCGCATCACGCTCGGTCATCGCGGCCCACATCTCGGTGTGGCCCATCATCACGACGTCGAGCACGCGCACGTCCTCATACGCGAACTGGTCCTGGCGCAGCTTGCCGAGGCGCACGTTCGGCTCGAGCGCGACGTTGCCGGCGCTCGGCTCGAGGTCGCCGCCGAGGATCTTCATGAAC
It encodes:
- a CDS encoding DUF2501 domain-containing protein — protein: MNARLYRATVAGALIGLLAPFSVAHAQLGDVLKQVGGGGDSGGSAGGALGNLGGLGGALGGGGASLMPGSTGNVAGVLQFCIQNNYLGGASGSASSVKDALLGKLGGNASSDSGYTSGSSGILDAGNGNKLDLSGGGLKQQVTKQICDKVLSQAKSLL
- a CDS encoding ABC-F family ATPase — its product is MLSTANITMQFGPKPLFENISVKFGEGNRYGLIGANGCGKSTFMKILGGDLEPSAGNVALEPNVRLGKLRQDQFAYEDVRVLDVVMMGHTEMWAAMTERDAIYANPEATDDDYMHAAELEGKFAEYGGYDAEARAGALLLGIGIEEKFHNGPMRDVAPGWKLRVLLAQALFSKPDVLLLDEPTNNLDINSIRWLEHTLNEYNSTMIIISHDRHFLNSVCTHMADMDYGTLKVWPGNYDDYMLASAQARERQAAANARAKERVAELQDFVRRFSANKSKARQATSRAKQIDKIKIEEFKPSSRQNPFIRFEFEKKLHNIAVVAEDITKKYDRTIFQNFNLSVQPGERIAIIGENGAGKTTLLRALLGNLALDHGTVKWSENANVGYMPQDTYEEFPNDITLMDWIDQYRQDGDDETMVRGTLGRLLFSADDIRKSVKVLSGGEKGRMIWGKLMLGRHNVLLMDEPTNHMDMESIESLQIALEKFEGTLIFVSHDREFVSGLANRIIEVKTDGTLNDFGGNYEDFLASQGQD